In a genomic window of Styela clava chromosome 11, kaStyClav1.hap1.2, whole genome shotgun sequence:
- the LOC120347683 gene encoding uncharacterized protein LOC120347683: MGRTSFYIEDILKRPERNNLQTTPDQAFLSCQANYDLFWLEYKRNSIASDQSLLWWKLYWNNFRRYYLKISEETGGVFRNSDFFNKFEQTKHDTKSSARNTKELENCEQINKNLKEEKPPEVGGSKYPSDSPLFKLEMLTSVKFMPKSSDICPIKRLLEKKVPTHSRRRKSRTAFTAQQLSELEKVFRKQKYLTPSDRDRIANNLNLSSAQVITWFQNRRAKYKRDVEEMRNDLLYARKLKKSNIVENQDSKAKQATTED, translated from the exons ATGGGAAGGACGAGTTTTTATATAGAAGATATTTTGAAAAGACCAGAAAGGAATAATCTCCAAACGACCCCAGACCAAGCATTCCTATCTTGCCAAGCAAATTATGATTTATTCTGGCTGGAATACAAAAGAAATTCCATCGCATCTGATCAAAGTTTACTATGGTGGAAGCTATACTGGAATAATTTTCGTCGATATTATCTCAAAATATCTGAAGAAACTGGAGGAGTGTTCAGGAATTCcgattttttcaataaattcgaACAAACAAAACATGATACTAAAAGTTCAGCAAGGAACAcgaaagaattagaaaattgTGAACAAATTAACAAGAACTTAAAGGAAGAAAAACCGCCGGAGGTGGGTGGGTCAAAATACCCCTCCGATTCCCCGTTGTTCAAATTAGAAATGTTGACATCGGTGAAATTCATGCCAAAAAGTTCAg ATATTTGTCCAATCAAAAGATTGTTAGAAAAGAAAGTTCCAACTCATTCCAGACGAAGAAAATCCAGAACTGCATTCACCGCACAACAACTATCAGAACTTGAAAAAGTTTTCcgtaaacaaaaatatttaacacCCTCAGACCGAGACAGAATTGCCAACAATTTAAACTTATCATCAGCTCAG GTAATAACTTGGTTTCAAAATCGGAGAGCTAAGTATAAAAGAGACGTTGAAGAAATGAGAAATGACTTACTCTATGCAAGAAAATTGAAG AAATCGAATATAGTGGAAAATCAAGACTCTAAAGCTAAACAAGCTACAACCGAGGACTAA